The Fimbriimonadaceae bacterium genome includes the window GAGATCGTTGTCGCGGTTTAGCCATCCCTTCAGAAACTTCTTCTGGCTGGGAGCTTTAGCAACCCGCGCGTGTCGATACGCGATGCGTAGGTCGACGATCTTGAGAGCTACTGTCTTTGGGTCAGCCGTGTGGATAAGTTCGGAAGCCTTTGGATTCCAAGCTGTGGTTCCGGTAAGCCCAAGCGCTTGGGCTACAAACTGATTGGAGCGTCCGACGCCAAAGTTGACGGCGGTATCGAAGACGGCAAGGCTGAGGGGCCATTTTAGGTAAACAGCTCGCGAGGTTTTCCAGTACCTTTCCTCATAGATATCTGCGACTTCATCCTTTGTGATGACCTTCACGGGTTGCTTTGCCAGCCCTTTTGAAACGCGGTAAGAGTCGTACACCTTTTGGATGATGCCCATATTTGTGGCTCCACCAGGGTCAACTGGATCGTTCACATAGCCGCCTTCGTACTTGAGAATCTGCTTGAGAACCTTCTGAAAGTCGTCGCTCATGACATGCCCCAAATCGTTCTTACTGTCTGACAAATTTTCGTGTAGCGGAGGATGAATGAGGTCTACCGTTCACTGACAATAGATTGTCCTCATTCATCTCATCTCTATCCTAACACGAAGACTCCAAAAGTAGATTGCCAATCTCAACAATAATCTGTACTAACTGGCACATTGTTGGCGAGCTTACATATCCAAATGCTAGGACTTGAGACAGGAGTTAAAAGCCAATCGACCCAGTTTGTTTCAAATCAGGAAACCGTTGGCTACAATGTCAGTCCGTCATTTACGCCCTTTGGGCTGACCACTCGTTAGCGGAACCTCCGTCTGCTTACCCTTTATCACTTTTGGTACAGGCATTCGTGCCTGAGCCTGCGACCATGCCTCGGCATACCGAAAAAACAACAAATGAACACAGAAAACTTAAAGATGATTCCGGTCGCCGATACGGTGGACATGTCTATATGGACGGGCTACGAAGATGTCCTCCATAGCACGTGGATGCTGAACCGGCGCGGCGCTTTCCAAGTGACACGACACTTGCCTGGAAAGCTCAACGACACAGCGCTTTCTGAAGCCTTGGTGGCTTTGGGAGGGCGACTTTTACTTGAGCGGCATTCGTGGTCGTCAAAGGGATACGTTTATGAATTTGACGACGCAATTTTGTCGCTAAGCTCGAACATACTGTCTATCGCTGCAATGACGAAAGATTTCGCCTTGCAGCTTGCTGAAGAAACGGCTAAACACTTTGTCGTGAAAGAACCAAGCGACAAGAAGGTAACGATCGAGTTCTGCTATGCGGGACAGTGCGGCGTTGCCAGAAACAGCCGTGAGATCGAAGCTCCCTACTGGGAATCGATCAAGACGAACTACCCGCTCTCTGCACAGGAAGAGCTGGACGACCTGACTTCGAAGGCGAAGCCCACAGGCGGAAGGCTGATCCTATTCACTGGACCTCCTGGAACAGGCAAGACCACGGCGGCTAGAGCCCTGGCGAAAGCTTGGTACGGGTGGTGCAAGGGCGTGTACGTGCTCGATCCCGAAAGGTTCTTTGGGGCGCCTGCGTACATGATGGAACTGCTTACTGACACTGAAAGCAACGACGATGATGACGACGACGATACCGAGACGACCGACGAAGAGAAGACACCCGCGAAGTGGGTGCTCTTCATCATCGAGGACGCGGACGAGTACATCTCGGCGACATCGAAGGAGCGCTACGGTCGAGAAGTCGCGCGGGTATTGAACCTGCTCGATGGAATGATTGGTCAGGGCTTGAACATCCTGATGCTCTTTTCGGCGAATATGGAGCCGTCAGAGGTCAACGAGGCCTTTGCCAGACCCGGACGGTGCTTGAGGTCTATCGACTTTGGTCGATTGACGCCCGAGGAAGCGATTGATTGGGCAAGGAAAAATGGTCTTGACCTGAATCGCTTAGAATCGGCGGCTGGCAAGACAATCGGATTTAGAAATCGATCCGATTTCTCGCTTGCTGAACTTTACGAGCTTCTGCGATTGCAGGGTGAGGACAGTGTCCCCTCAATCATCGCGGAATTGCCGGAACCGGTAATGCTCTAAGCCTTGCAGCCTTTGCATCCGCAAAGGCTGGGGTTTACAACTGCACCAACTCAGTACCAAAAACGTAGTCCCTTTCAGACACTAACCGTACGTTTCGCGAGTAGAACTTGTAAGCTACTTTCAATGTCCAAAGAACGCTCGATCCTCTTTCTTGCGATGAGCGGGGTTAGGATCAAGGACAAGGAACTTCTCGAATTTGGCATGACCCTCCCTGGATTCGTGGAGCGGGGCAAAGTCATCGCTTCCCTGCCAAGCCTTGGACTCCTTACTCTTGCTGCGCTCACCCCGGAACACTGGCGGGTCGAGTATCGAGAAGTTGACGCCGAGATCGAAGAGACGGTTCAAGCGATACTTCGAGAGCGGTTTGATGTTGTTGCGATCTCTTCGCTCACAGCCCGTATCCTTGATGCCTATTCTATTGCCGATCAATTGAGGTCGGAGGGGATGACCGTCGTGCTTGGGGGATTGCATGCGTCTGTCATGCCATCTGAAGCGGCAAACCATGCCGACTCCGTGGTGGTTGGGGAGGGCGAGTCCGTGTGGAAGCAAGTTCTTGCCGACTTTGAAGCAGGAAAGCTCCAACAAAGATACACGACTCTCGGCACGACGGAACAACGCTATTCCTTTGCAGACTCCCCACTTCCCCGCTTCGACCTTCTCGACATAAACCGCTACAACAGAATCACAATCCAAACCACACGCGGGTGCCCTCTCGACTGCTCCTTTTGTGCGGCTTCCCGAATGATCAGCAGCTACAAACGAAAGCCGATTCCTCGCATTCGGCGGGAGATCGAAGCCATTCTTGACCGTTGGCCGAAGCCTTTTATAGAGCTTGCCGACGACAACACATTCATCCATCGAAAGTGGTCCCTCGAACTGGTGCAAATGATCGGTGAATATCCAGTTCGCTGGTTTACCGAAACCGACATTCGACTTGCCGACGACCCCGAACTTCTTGATGCTCTTGCCAAGTCCGGATGTGCGCAGGTTCTTATCGGGTTGGAGTCGTCTGCGCCAGAGTCCCTTTCCGAAACCGACCGAGGCGGCTGGAAACGAAAGCAGCTTGAGTTTTACGCGGAGAAGATTGACCGCATTCAATCCGCCGGAATTTCGGTGAACGGGTGCTTTATCCTGGGTTTCGATCATGACGACGTTGGCGTCTTTGACCGCACGCGAGAGTTCGTCGAGAGACTGAATCTCTCTGAAGTACAAATCACGATACTCACTCCTTTCCCAGGCACTGCCCTTACAAACCGGCTTCGTGACGAGGGCCGTCTTTTGAAGCCCATTTACTGGGATGAATGCACCCTTTTCGATGTGACCTACAGGCCACAAAAGATGTCGCCTGATGACTTGCGAGACGGCTTCCGCCGTCTTGCCGGAGAAATCTATTCAGATGATGCCACTGCTCAAAGAAAACAGTCCTTTCATAGTAGTCTGCGAAAGTCAAAGCGCAGAGTC containing:
- a CDS encoding B12-binding domain-containing radical SAM protein; translation: MSKERSILFLAMSGVRIKDKELLEFGMTLPGFVERGKVIASLPSLGLLTLAALTPEHWRVEYREVDAEIEETVQAILRERFDVVAISSLTARILDAYSIADQLRSEGMTVVLGGLHASVMPSEAANHADSVVVGEGESVWKQVLADFEAGKLQQRYTTLGTTEQRYSFADSPLPRFDLLDINRYNRITIQTTRGCPLDCSFCAASRMISSYKRKPIPRIRREIEAILDRWPKPFIELADDNTFIHRKWSLELVQMIGEYPVRWFTETDIRLADDPELLDALAKSGCAQVLIGLESSAPESLSETDRGGWKRKQLEFYAEKIDRIQSAGISVNGCFILGFDHDDVGVFDRTREFVERLNLSEVQITILTPFPGTALTNRLRDEGRLLKPIYWDECTLFDVTYRPQKMSPDDLRDGFRRLAGEIYSDDATAQRKQSFHSSLRKSKRRVQETINHGSP
- a CDS encoding ATP-binding protein, which produces MNTENLKMIPVADTVDMSIWTGYEDVLHSTWMLNRRGAFQVTRHLPGKLNDTALSEALVALGGRLLLERHSWSSKGYVYEFDDAILSLSSNILSIAAMTKDFALQLAEETAKHFVVKEPSDKKVTIEFCYAGQCGVARNSREIEAPYWESIKTNYPLSAQEELDDLTSKAKPTGGRLILFTGPPGTGKTTAARALAKAWYGWCKGVYVLDPERFFGAPAYMMELLTDTESNDDDDDDDTETTDEEKTPAKWVLFIIEDADEYISATSKERYGREVARVLNLLDGMIGQGLNILMLFSANMEPSEVNEAFARPGRCLRSIDFGRLTPEEAIDWARKNGLDLNRLESAAGKTIGFRNRSDFSLAELYELLRLQGEDSVPSIIAELPEPVML